The Leptospira bouyouniensis genomic interval CCGTAATCAGAAGGCCACCAATCTTGTGATGTTTTCATCAAAACCTTAATTTCTTCTTTAAGGGCTTGTAAGTCCAATTCCTTAAATTCCTTTGCATAGTTGAATTGCCTTCCCAGTGGATTGGATTCAGATCCATGTTGGCGGAGTGGCGCCAAATCCAAGCGTTCTGGCCACCAAAACTGGTTCGGTACATTTTTGCGGTCTAACCCCGGTGTCTCTTTTGTGTCAGCGGCACCAATCGGGCCGAGGACCAACACAAGGAGAGCGATTGTGAAACGTCTGAAATTTCTCATACTGACCTTCTTTTCTAGATTTAGTATAGATTTAGATTTAATCTAATTGGGAGGGCAAGCAAAAAATTTTAGATTTAATCTAAATTTATACCGGAACTGAACCTTTTTTATTGTTTTGTCAACTGGAATGGATTTTTTTTCTGAATCAGATTCTCCATTCATCGGAGAAGGATTCAGGTCAAAGGGTCAATTTTTCCTTCCATAACGTGGCAGTTTGGAAAAGGGTTTCTTTCCTTTCTTTTTGCAGTCGGTGTAAATTTCCAACGAGGACAGAAGTCCTTGGGTTTTTTGAGAAAAAAGCCTCATGGGTTGCAACAAAAGACCAATAGAGTCCATCAACTGCCTGTTCCCATTCCCCTTTGGGAAAGGAACCCATCTTTTGATAATAGTTTGATCCGCAGATATATGGTTTGGTGGCAAAAATGCCTCCATCGCTAAAAAGTGCCATACCATATACATTGGGACCCATGACCCAATCCGAAGAATCAATGAACATTTCCATAAACCACTGATAGGCCTCTTTTGGATCAACCTCAAATAAAACCATTAGCGATCCAACAACCATCAGACGTTCAATGTGATGGGCATATCCATAATGATTACATTTTAATATGACAAAATCAAGTGGAGGAATGCCTGTTGTTCCATCATACCAATGTTTGGTGAGTTTTCTCTTGTGTGAAAAATAGTTTTTTGATTCTTGGAGCTCTCCAAAATTTTGATATATCCCTCTAATAAATTCACGCCAACCTAAAATTTGGCGGATAAATCCTTCAAGTGATTCTATTGGGATTCTATATTTGTTCGAATACTCCAAAGTAGATTCGATGACTTCCTTTGGTGTTAGCAAACCAACATTTAAAAATGGAGTTAAAACAGAATGTTGCAGAAAAGGATATTCTTGTGAAAAAGCATCTTCATAAGGTCCAAAAAGATCCAATCGTTCTTCTAAAAATTGATTTAGCCACTGTTTGGCGCTATTTCGATCTGTCGGCAACCAGAAATTTTCAGTGTTACCCGGATGATTTGGAAAATGTTTCTCAACAATTGAGAATACTTCTTTTTCAAAAGCAGTAAAATTCACTTTGGGTAAATCCTTTACAGAATACCCTTTCGGCAATTTTTTGCGATTATTTGTATCATAACTCCATTTCCCACCTATTGGTTCTTTGTTTTTGTCCAAAAGGATATTAAAAGTTCTTCTTTGGAATTCATAAAAAGTTTTCATAAATGGTTTTTTATGTTTAAGCAAATAATCAGAAAAATCTTTGCGTGAAGTCAAAAACATTGGGGATTTATGCTCAATCCAAATGGTTCCTGTTTGTTTGAATAATCGTTTGATTTTTGTTTCGAAAAATCGATCTTCTATTTCAAAAGTATGAAACTCTTCGATTTTTTTGTTTCTGATAAAATTTGATAATTGTATTTCATAGGATTCTGAATTGGGATCAAAGGCTTCGTAATGCACCAAAAATCCAAGGGATGTTAATTCTTTTGTATAAGCACGCATTGCCAGAAAGAAAAACAAAATTTTTTGTTTGTGAAAGCGATAGTAAGTACATAACTCTTTGTCTTCTCTGATGAAAACTATATAGTCTGATCGTTTTTCCTTGGGGATAATAGAGCTTAGATCAAACAGTTGGTTTCCGAGGATGAGAAGGGCTTTTTTCATTTGGTGCTTAGTTTTTAGACAAGTAAAGTGATTTGAATTGGATCTGATTTCTATGGAAAAGTTCTGTTCTATTTGGAAAAATCGAGTATAGTAAGATTGTGAATCTTCAAATATTGATAGGGAAAAAAACATACCGATTCCAAGACATTAAGGAAGTGTTGGCAAAGGCTAGTCCACTACGATCGGGAGATGTGTTGTCTGGTGTTGCCGCGATAAACCAAGAAGAACGGATAGCCGCACAGATGGTGTTAGCTGATATTTATTTATCAGATTTTTTAAATTTTGAACTCATTCCATCAAATATTGATGAAGTGACTCGCCTCATTCAGGAATCACATGACTCGGTTTCATTCAAAAAGATTTCTCATTTAACTGTAGGTGGGTTTCGAGACTTTTTACTTTCGGAAACAACAGATGAAAAGGTTTTGGAATCGATTCGAATGGCACTTACGCCGGAAATGGTTGCTGCAGTTTCCAAACTCATGTCCAACCAGGATTTGATTCTTGTTAGTCAAAAAATAAATATTATCACAAAGTTTAGAAATACGATAGGATTACCAGGGCGATTGTCTGTTCGATTGCAACCAAACCATCCCACTGATGAATTAAAAGGGATTGCTGCAAGTATCCTAGATGGATTATTATTGGGTAGCGGAGATGCTGTCAT includes:
- a CDS encoding cryptochrome/photolyase family protein encodes the protein MKKALLILGNQLFDLSSIIPKEKRSDYIVFIREDKELCTYYRFHKQKILFFFLAMRAYTKELTSLGFLVHYEAFDPNSESYEIQLSNFIRNKKIEEFHTFEIEDRFFETKIKRLFKQTGTIWIEHKSPMFLTSRKDFSDYLLKHKKPFMKTFYEFQRRTFNILLDKNKEPIGGKWSYDTNNRKKLPKGYSVKDLPKVNFTAFEKEVFSIVEKHFPNHPGNTENFWLPTDRNSAKQWLNQFLEERLDLFGPYEDAFSQEYPFLQHSVLTPFLNVGLLTPKEVIESTLEYSNKYRIPIESLEGFIRQILGWREFIRGIYQNFGELQESKNYFSHKRKLTKHWYDGTTGIPPLDFVILKCNHYGYAHHIERLMVVGSLMVLFEVDPKEAYQWFMEMFIDSSDWVMGPNVYGMALFSDGGIFATKPYICGSNYYQKMGSFPKGEWEQAVDGLYWSFVATHEAFFSKNPRTSVLVGNLHRLQKERKETLFQTATLWKEKLTL